The Sesamum indicum cultivar Zhongzhi No. 13 linkage group LG1, S_indicum_v1.0, whole genome shotgun sequence genome includes a window with the following:
- the LOC105158976 gene encoding uncharacterized protein LOC105158976, whose amino-acid sequence MNAMKDGEWRIESGRDRGRYDKDDKRPILERNKEPHYQQKYHKYTPLNTMRAKALLMVERKDVLRWPKPTRVTPAKKYSSKYCRFHREWGHDTKECYQLKDEIEWVVHQGYFKNQISKNYQDRGRHSKSLSQERRAENRTVTGQNARENAPVKGVIHTIVGGSETGYSRRARKKIERKIGAVASRQVMNISQELDITFGAQELKEKIGDDNDPMVIKMDIANFTVHKVLVDNGSSADIILKEVLIKMGLGDVIRPRELTIGWLRRK is encoded by the coding sequence ATGAATGCCATGAAAGATGGCGAATGGAGGATCGAGTCTGGAAGAGATCGAGGACGCTACGATAAGGATGACAAACGACCAATACTTGAACGAAACAAGGAGCCCCATTACCAACAAAAGTATCATAAGTACACGCCCCTCAATACTATGAGAGCAAAAGCGTTGCTTATGGTTGAAAGGAAGGACGTACTCAGATGGCCAAAACCCACGAGGGTCACTCCCGCCAAGAAGTATTCGAGCAAGTACTGCAGATTCCACCGTGAGTGGGGCCATGATACCAAGGAATGCTACCAACTTAAAGACGAGATCGAGTGGGTGGTTCACCAGGGATACTTCAAGAATCAAATATCGAAGAATTACCAGGACAGAGGTCGTCACAGCAAATCCCTGAGTCAAGAAAGGCGAGCAGAAAATAGGACCGTTACAGGACAGAATGCTCGAGAGAACGCGCCTGTGAAAGGTGTTATACACACAATAGTGGGAGGATCAGAGACAGGGTATTCAAGGAgagcaagaaaaaagattgaacGAAAAATAGGTGCGGTTGCGAGTAGACAGGTTATGAACATATCGCAGGAGTTGGACATCACATTTGGTGCTCAAGAGCTGAAAGAAAAAATCGGGGACGATAATGACCCAATGGTAATTAAAATGGACATAGCTAACTTCACGGTCCATAAGGTTTTGGTGGACAACGGAAGTTCTGCGGATATTATTCTCAAAGAAGTTTTGATCAAGATGGGTCTAGGCGATGTTATTAGACCCCGTGAACTCACCATTGGTTGGCTTCGGAGAAAATGA
- the LOC105158273 gene encoding 1-aminocyclopropane-1-carboxylate synthase, with product MDHMLRNEENLLSKIATNDGHGENSAYFDGWKAYDADPYHPTKNPNGVIQMGLAENQLAFDLVQEWVRNNPKASICTAEGVDDFKDIAIYQDYHGLPEFRNAVARFMGRVRGNRVRFDPDRIVMSGGATGAQETLAFCLADPGDAFLVPTPYYPGNDRDLTWRTGVRLLHVVCESSNDFKITRHALESAYNKAQEANIRVKGLLLNNPSNPLGTVLDREALTDSLAFTNDKNIHLICDEIYSATVFSQPDFISIAEIAQENVNCRRDMIHIVYSLSKDLGFPGFRVGVVYSYNDTVVNCARKMSSFGLVSTQTQRLIALMLSDDVFVDKFLSESVKRLGTRHGFLSRGLAQVGIGSLNSNAGLYCWMDLRRLLKEPTFEAEMELWRVIINEVKLNVSPGASFHCSEPGWFRVCFANMDDETMRVALGRIHKFVAQKKGGEASSRRQCRRSKLEISLSFRRLDEIMSPHHSPMSSPMVRART from the exons ATGGATCACATGCTAAGAAACGAAGAGAATCTCTTGTCCAAGATCGCAACCAACGACGGACACGGCGAGAACTCAGCTTACTTCGATGGTTGGAAGGCATACGACGCTGATCCTTATCACCCTACCAAAAACCCTAATGGAGTTATCCAGATGGGCCTGGCAGAAAACCAG CTTGCCTTTGATTTAGTCCAAGAGTGGGTCCGAAACAACCCCAAGGCCTCCATTTGCACGGCGGAAGGAGTTGATGATTTTAAGGATATCGCGATTTATCAGGACTATCATGGCTTGCCAGAATTCAGAAAT GCTGTTGCAAGATTTATGGGGAGAGTGAGAGGGAATCGAGTCCGGTTCGACCCGGACCGGATAGTTATGAGCGGTGGTGCAACAGGAGCTCAAGAGACATTGGCTTTCTGCTTGGCTGATCCTGGTGATGCGTTCTTGGTGCCAACTCCATACTATCCCGG GAACGATAGAGACCTGACATGGCGAACAGGAGTACGACTCCTCCACGTTGTCTGCGAGAGCTCCAACGACTTCAAGATCACCCGCCACGCCCTGGAATCAGCCTACAACAAGGCCCAGGAAGCAAACATCAGAGTAAAGGGCTTGCTTCTAAACAACCCGTCAAATCCATTAGGCACAGTGCTCGACAGAGAGGCCTTAACAGACTCACTAGCCTTCACCAACGACAAAAACATCCACTTAATCTGCGATGAAATCTACTCCGCCACCGTCTTCTCCCAGCCGGATTTCATCAGCATTGCTGAAATAGCCCAAGAGAACGTAAACTGCAGACGTGACATGATCCACATCGTTTACAGCCTGTCCAAGGACCTGGGGTTTCCCGGGTTTCGTGTAGGCGTTGTGTACTCGTACAACGACACGGTGGTGAACTGCGCTAGAAAAATGTCGAGCTTTGGGCTGGTTTCTACACAGACACAGCGCCTGATAGCGTTGATGCTGTCAGACGACGTTTTTGTCGACAAATTTTTATCAGAGAGCGTGAAAAGATTAGGGACGAGGCATGGGTTCTTATCCAGGGGGCTGGCGCAAGTCGGTATCGGGAGTTTGAACAGCAACGCCGGGCTGTATTGCTGGATGGACTTGAGGAGGCTGCTGAAGGAGCCGACGTTTGAGGCGGAGATGGAGCTGTGGCGGGTGATAATAAACGAGGTGAAGCTCAACGTCTCGCCTGGCGCATCGTTCCATTGCTCGGAACCAGGGTGGTTTCGGGTTTGCTTTGCGAATATGGACGACGAGACGATGAGGGTTGCGTTGGGGAGGATACATAAGTTTGTTGCTCAGAAGAAAGGGGGTGAGGCGAGTTCAAGGAGACAATGCAGGAGGAGCAAACTTGAGATCAGCTTGTCGTTTCGTAGGTTGGATGAGATCATGTCCCCTCACCATTCGCCTATGTCGTCGCCCATGGTTCGAGCCAGGACTTGA